Proteins encoded in a region of the Diospyros lotus cultivar Yz01 chromosome 9, ASM1463336v1, whole genome shotgun sequence genome:
- the LOC127809390 gene encoding uncharacterized protein LOC127809390, translated as MYIRRKEDGYVSTEFIKGVEKFVNFAKSQPEWMDGNKIKCPCNQPKCRNTAFRDQDTVTSHLLTKGFVPGYYEWTLHGEVIATVDSVDMSYSASTLEAEPSNLFETMVMDAAGPDFNPNMEEEPPNPEAQAFYDMLSAAKKELYPGCQKHSQLSLVSRLLSFKSEHHLSERGFNQLCELLKEVLPEPNTVIDNFYSTKKLVRGLGLPVEKIDCCRNNCMIFWGDDSDLTVCKFCHENRYKQVDQADSSKRQKTCVPYKKMHYFPLTPRLLRLYASNSTAAEMRWHADHVVEDGVMRHPSDSPAWIHFNQTHREFAAEKRNVRLGLCTDGFQPFGQSGKQYSCWPVIVTVYNLPPWMCMKDTTMFLTVLVPGPENPKAKLDVFLQPLIAELKHLWDVGVHAYDISLKQNFQLRAALMWTISDFPAYSMLSGYSTAGKLACPYCTIHSDAFYLSKSRKISWFDNHRKFLHQDHPYRRNRYGFRKNTLVKKTPPPVLSGPEILASLDELGLVNATQPNAAQTNADNSHGSGWKSKSIFWDLPYWKTQLIRHNLDVMHIEKNVFENVFNTVMNVPGKTKDTVKSREELNQYCRRITQSTFTLNKKEKAVLCAWVKNLKFPDGYVSNMARCVDTKKLKLFGMKSHDCHVFMQRLVPVAFRELLPQKVWEALTELSLFFKDLTSTTIKSEHMMKLENDIPITLCKLELIFPPSFFDSMEHLPIHLAYEARIAGPVQYRWMYPFERYLGKLKKTVRNKARVEGSISNSYVVEEASLLCSHYFEDHVVTRHTRVPRNDAGVVNERDDQEGKLSIFKHPCRPFGCKKSRMLFGEEYDVAHRYILMNCPEVEPYLQIYDAELRQRNLGIGDHIIEQLTNKEFPSWFNNYARDPTNNVTNSYIRDLAKGPFNTVTTYPGCFVNGFKFHTISHGSNKGTMNSGMCVKGSNYDDPEKDYYGQITEIVELKYPSVSSFKKVVLFKGDWFIPTLNEGVKIHHAYKIVEVNEKKKWNTNEQFVLASQAIQVYFCEYPSLRRNKSDWLVVTKVKPRFIVEVPQSFNNQEATLPREALPYQEDDVELHDIAVDDAQILETVNDGDHADLNDEPVMESEFDEAPELNDEQVLRSDSEDKSESYDEQVLRSDSEYDSESEDEQVLQLDSDDDLESNDTDVDLYDSD; from the exons ATGTATATCAGGCGTAAGGAGGATGGTTATGTTTCTACGGAATTTATCAAGGGTGTTgagaagtttgttaattttgctAAGAGTCAACCAGAGTGGATGGATGGGAATAAGATTAAATGTCCTTGTAATCAACCAAAGTGTAGGAACACGGCTTTTCGTGACCAGGATACCGTGACAAGTCACTTGCTCACCAAAGGTTTCGTGCCAGGGTATTATGAGTGGACACTTCATGGGGAAGTTATTGCTACGGTAGATTCGGTCGATATGTCTTACTCAGCATCAACGCTTGAAGCAGAGCCAAGCAATTTATTTGAGACTATGGTAATGGATGCTGCCGGGCCTGATTTCAATCCGAATATGGAGGAGGAACCTCCAAATCCGGAAGCTCAAGCATTCTATGACATGCTTAGTGctgcaaaaaaagagttatatCCTGGTTGTCAAAAGCATTCGCAGTTGTCGCTTGTTTCTAGATTGCTTAGCTTTAAGTCAGAACACCATCTATCTGAGAGGGGATTTAATCAACTTTGTGAATTACTTAAGGAGGTTCTTCCTGAACCTAATACggtgattgataatttttacagtACTAAAAAACTGGTTCGAGGGTTAGGCCTTCCtgttgagaaaattgattgttgTAGAAATAACTGTATGATTTTTTGGGGTGATGACAGTGATTTAACAGTATGCAAGTTTTGTCATGAGAATCGGTACAAGCAAGTTGATCAAGCTGACAGTAGTAAACGACAAAAAACTTGTGTTCCTTATAAGAAGATGcattattttcctttaactCCTCGGCTTTTGAGATTGTATGCATCCAATTCAACAGCAGCAGAAATGAGGTGGCACGCAGATCATGTGGTCGAAGATGGCGTCATGCGTCATCCGTCGGATTCCCCTGCGTGGATTCATTTTAACCAGACTCATAGGGAATTTGCTGCCGAGAAAAGGAATGTCAGACTTGGTCTTTGTACTGATGGGTTTCAGCCGTTTGGTCAATCTGGGAAGCAATATTCTTGTTGGCCTGTCATTGTCACGGTGTATAATTTACCACCCTGGATGTGTATGAAGGATACAACAATGTTCTTAACGGTGCTAGTGCCAGGACCAGAGAATCCTAAGGCAAAACTTGATGTTTTCTTACAACCCCTTATTGCAGAGTTGAAACATTTGTGGGATGTTGGTGTGCATGCATATGATATCtcattgaaacaaaatttccaACTGAGAGCGGCTTTGATGTGGACCATTagtgattttcctgcatattcAATGCTCTCGGGGTATAGCACGGCAGGAAAGCTGGCATGTCCTTATTGCACGATTCACTCGGACGCATTTTACCTGTCAAAGAGTAGAAAGATTTCATGGTTTGATAACCATCGAAAATTCTTGCATCAAGATCATCCGTATCGACGGAATAGGTATGGATTTCGCAAAAAtactttggtaaaaaaaacacCACCTCCTGTACTGTCTGGACCTGAGATACTTGCTTCCTTGGACGAGTTGGGTTTAGTGAATGCGACACAACCAAATGCTGCACAGACTAATGCAGATAACAGTCATGGTAGTGGTTGGAAGAGTAAGagcattttttgggatttgcctTATTGGAAAACTCAACTTATTCGACACAACTTGGATGTTATGCATATAGAGAAAAACGTGTTCGAAAATGTGTTCAATACAGTGATGAATGTACCAGGCAAAACTAAGGACACAGTAAAGTCGAGAGAAGAGTTGAATCAATATTGTCGCCGCATTACTCAATCAACTTTTACtctgaacaagaaagaaaaagccgTCCTGTGTGCGtgggtaaaaaatttaaaatttcctGATGGGTATGTGTCGAACATGGCTAGATGTGTTGACACAAAGAAGCTTAAGTTGTTTGGgatgaaaagtcatgattgtcatgtgtTCATGCAAAGGTTGGTGCCCGTTGCATTTCGAGAATTACTACCGCAAAAAGTATGGGAGGCATTGACTGAGTTGAGTCTTTTCTTCAAAGATTTGACATCGACCACTATTAAAAGTGAGCATATGATGAAATTAGAGAACGACATCCCCATCACTTTGTGTAAGTTGGAGCTCATATTCCCTCCAAGTTTCTTTGACTCTATGGAGCATCTTCCAATCCATTTGGCTTATGAAGCAAGGATAGCAGGTCCAGTTcaatatcgatggatgtatccgTTTGAAAG ataccttggaaagttgaagaaaacaGTTAGAAATAAAGCTCGAGTGGAAGGCTCTATTTCTAATTCATACGTTGTGGAAGAAGCGTCATTGTTGTGTTCTCATTACTTTGAGGACCATGTTGTTACAAGGCATACACGAGTGCCGCGCAACGATGCTGGTGTTGTAAATGAAAGGGATGACCAGGAGGGGAAGTTATCAATTTTCAAGCATCCTTGTCGACCATTTGGATGTAAAAAGTCACGAATGTTATTCGGTGAAGAATATGATGTTGCACACagatatattttgatgaattgtCCAGAAGTTGAGCCGTATCTGCA aatttacgATGCTGAGCTAAGGCAACGTAATCTCGGCATTGGCGACCACATCATTGAACAATTAACAAATAAGGAATTCCCTTCTTGGTTCAATAATTAT GCTCGCGATCCTACGAACAATGTGACCAATTCATACATAAGGGATCTCGCAAAAGGACCTTTTAACACTGTTACAACGTACCCTGGCTGCTTTGTTAATGGATTTAAATTTCACACGATTAGCCATGGTTCGAATAAAGGCACTATGAATAGTGGCATGTGCGTTAAAGGATCCAACTACGATGATCCCGAGAAGGACTATTATGGTCAGATAACAGAGATTGTCGAGCTCAAGTATCCTTCAGTATCGTCATTCAAGAAAGTTGTATTGTTCAAGGGCGATTGGTTTATTCCAACTTTGAACGAGGGGGTGAAGATTCATCATGCATATAAGATCGTCGAGgtcaatgaaaagaagaaatggaatacAAACGAGCAATTTGTATTAGCTTCTCAAGCgattcaagtatatttttgtgAATATCCAAGCTTGAGGCGTAACAAAAGCGATtggttggttgtaacaaaagtcAAACCAAGGTTCATAGTAGAGGTTCCACAATCTTTTAATAATCAAGAGGCGACCCTTCCACGTGAAGCGTTGCCTTACCAAGAGGATGACGTGGAACTACACGATATCGCAGTTGATGATGCCCAAATCCTTGAGACAGTGAATGATGGTGACCACGCTGATTTAAATGATGAGCCAGTTATGGAATCAGAATTTGATGAAGCTCCAGAGTTGAATGATGAGCAAGTTTTGAGATCTGATTCTGAAGATAAATCTGAATCGTATGATGAGCAAGTTTTGCGATCAGACTCTGAATATGACTCTGAATCAGAGGATGAACAAGTTCTTCAATTAGATTCTGATGATGACTTAGAATCTAATGACACGGATGTAGACTTATATGATAGTGATTAG